The window CCGCGTCGAAGGCCTCGCTCTTGACCGGCAGCGCCTCGGCCGCGCCCGGCACCACGTCCACCGGCACCTGGGCGCGCAGCGCGGCCCCCAGCGCCAACTTCCTGAGCGACGGCTCCGGTTCGATCGCGACGACCTCCGCGACCGCACCCGGGTAGTGGCCGAAGTTCAGCCCGTTGCCCGCGCCGATCTCCAGCACCCGGCCGGACAGCCCGGCGAGGAGCCGCTCGCGCACCCCGGCCATGCCCAGCCGGGTCTCGGCACCCACGCTGAGCCGGGCGTAGTAACGGGCGAACAGCGGATGGTGGACGGGACCCCGCGCCACCTTGCCCGAGCCGGTGGACAGCAGTCGCATGGCAACCTCCCGAAGCACGACGGCCCTGCCAAGAGTGTCCCCCGCGGGACGCCCGGGCACCCCCGCCGAACGGATTCGGCGGCGAAAGACGGCCGAACGGGTGCGCGGGCGGTACGGGCGCCCGGCTCAGGCGAACGCCGGAGGTGCCTCACGTACCTTGAATGCCTCCGCGTCCCAGGTGCCGTCCAGACGGGGTGCGAGCCAGGCCGGGGCCGCCGTGCGGAACTCGGCCGGCGGCAGCGCGCCGGCGCGGGCGGGCAGGGCGCCGAGCAGCGGGGCCCCGGCCACCACGGGCAGGTCGGCCACGTTGCAGCGGGTGGCCAGGTCAGGGGAGTCGGGCCAGCTGCCGATGACCACG of the Streptomyces sp. 1222.5 genome contains:
- a CDS encoding class I SAM-dependent methyltransferase, whose product is MRLLSTGSGKVARGPVHHPLFARYYARLSVGAETRLGMAGVRERLLAGLSGRVLEIGAGNGLNFGHYPGAVAEVVAIEPEPSLRKLALGAALRAQVPVDVVPGAAEALPVKSEAFDAVVLSLVLCSVRDVPRALGEVRRVLRPGGEVRFFEHGRGGGRAMTLTQRALDRTLWPVLNGGCHLSREPVAALREAGFLIGPQRRVLLPEKGPVLPTSYCSLGVAWRPDEPAAR